In Streptomyces sp. NBC_00448, the following are encoded in one genomic region:
- a CDS encoding SDR family NAD(P)-dependent oxidoreductase produces MTRTVLVTGGSGGIGRAIAARFAADRAQVVVTGRHADTVERTAKDLGVRGVVCDATDPTQTAALAEQLTTVDVLVNAAGGLPAPAPDGAPPLEALLAEWSSSLSRNLLSAVLTTASVRDRLTDGGAVISIGSIGAERRGGSYGAAKAALGAWNTSLSAQLAPHGVTSNVISPGYVTGTDFFRGGMTDARHTALVQETHNQRPGTPDDIAETAFFLASPGARHITAQTLHVNGGAFTTR; encoded by the coding sequence TTGACCCGTACCGTCCTCGTCACCGGAGGAAGCGGCGGCATCGGCCGCGCCATCGCCGCGCGCTTCGCCGCCGACCGCGCCCAGGTCGTGGTAACCGGGCGGCACGCCGACACGGTGGAGCGAACCGCCAAGGACCTGGGCGTGCGCGGCGTGGTCTGCGATGCGACCGACCCGACCCAGACTGCGGCGCTCGCCGAGCAACTGACCACAGTGGACGTGCTGGTCAACGCGGCCGGCGGGCTGCCCGCGCCGGCCCCCGACGGCGCGCCGCCGCTGGAGGCCCTGCTCGCCGAGTGGAGCTCCAGCCTCAGCCGCAACCTGCTCAGCGCGGTACTGACCACGGCTTCCGTGCGGGACAGGCTCACGGACGGCGGCGCGGTGATCAGCATCGGTTCGATCGGCGCCGAGCGGCGCGGCGGATCGTACGGCGCGGCCAAGGCGGCCCTCGGCGCCTGGAACACCTCCCTGTCCGCGCAGCTCGCCCCGCACGGCGTCACCAGCAACGTGATCTCCCCCGGCTACGTCACCGGCACGGACTTCTTCCGCGGCGGCATGACCGACGCCCGCCACACCGCCCTGGTCCAGGAGACCCACAACCAGCGCCCCGGCACCCCCGACGACATCGCCGAGACCGCCTTCTTCCTCGCCTCCCCCGGCGCGCGCCACATCACCGCCCAGACCCTCCACGTCAACGGCGGCGCCTTCACCACTCGTTGA